In Candidatus Binatia bacterium, one DNA window encodes the following:
- a CDS encoding IS1595 family transposase gives MDKQPIPKTMLEAVRQFADPQKAHDFFVQIRFPNGVACPRLGCGSPAVAYMPKVWRWYCNDCKRQFSAKVGTVFEDSPIPLTKWLPAVWLIASNRNGISSYEIARGLQVTQKTAWFMLHRIREMMGDHSDEMLTGTVEADETYIGGKWKNRSKKDRAGTRTRTSVRFDNKTPVFGIVQRKGRVRAWSVPDRKLTKTILPKLRESIHHDATVYTDAATLYTY, from the coding sequence ATGGACAAGCAGCCGATTCCTAAGACGATGCTCGAAGCGGTTCGGCAATTCGCTGACCCGCAGAAGGCACATGACTTCTTCGTTCAGATTCGCTTTCCGAACGGAGTAGCTTGCCCCCGGCTCGGCTGCGGCTCGCCGGCGGTCGCCTATATGCCCAAGGTATGGCGTTGGTACTGCAACGACTGCAAGCGGCAATTCTCGGCCAAGGTAGGCACTGTTTTTGAGGACTCCCCGATTCCGCTCACCAAGTGGCTTCCCGCTGTTTGGTTGATCGCAAGCAACCGCAACGGCATCTCGTCTTACGAAATAGCTCGTGGCCTTCAGGTCACGCAAAAGACGGCCTGGTTTATGCTCCACCGGATTCGGGAGATGATGGGCGACCATTCGGACGAGATGCTGACGGGCACCGTTGAGGCCGACGAAACATATATCGGTGGCAAGTGGAAGAACCGCTCGAAGAAGGATCGCGCCGGAACCCGTACTCGGACCTCGGTTCGGTTTGACAACAAGACGCCCGTATTCGGCATTGTGCAGCGCAAGGGCCGCGTTCGCGCCTGGTCCGTTCCAGACCGCAAGTTGACAAAGACAATCTTGCCGAAGCTGCGTGAGAGCATACACCACGACGCCACGGTTTACACGGACGCCGCCACGCTCTACACATATTAA
- a CDS encoding transposase → MSHHLEEYVRGDVHTNNIEAFWAVLKRTIGGTYTHVHPRHLDRYLAEQVYRFNERENADGPRFAKVTKGADGKRLTYKALIAKN, encoded by the coding sequence GTGAGCCATCACCTCGAAGAGTACGTGCGAGGCGACGTTCATACAAACAATATCGAGGCGTTCTGGGCGGTTTTAAAGCGCACGATCGGAGGAACCTATACGCACGTTCACCCGCGCCACTTAGACCGCTACCTTGCCGAGCAGGTCTATCGGTTCAACGAGCGCGAGAACGCGGATGGACCGCGCTTCGCCAAGGTTACGAAGGGTGCGGATGGCAAGCGGCTGACGTATAAGGCGCTGATCGCCAAGAATTAG